A stretch of Malus sylvestris chromosome 11, drMalSylv7.2, whole genome shotgun sequence DNA encodes these proteins:
- the LOC126591407 gene encoding ribosomal RNA small subunit methyltransferase-like: protein MAGGKAKKEKARPAGHTPYQGGISFHKSKGQHILKNPLLVDSIVQKSGIKSTDVILEIGPGTGNLTKKLLEAGKRVIAVEIDARMVLELQRRFQGTPHSNRLQVIQGDVLKTELPYFDICVANIPYQISSPLTFKLLKHQPAFRCAIIMFQREFAMRLVAQPGDKLYCRLTVNTQLLSRVSHLLKVGRNNFRPPPKVDSSVVRIEPRKPALLVNQKEWDGFLRICFNRKNKTLGSIFRQKSVINLLEKNYKTLQALNPATAQEEDTNDVIEFMDEDMEMDDDGVDDGTEMEVEDGNAEGEVSEFKKKVLDVLKKSGFEGERSSKLKLQQFLDLLSQFNKDGIHFS from the exons ATGGCAGGAGGCAAAGCGAAGAAAGAGAAGGCGAGGCCAGCGGGGCACACGCCCTACCAAGGAGGCATATCGTTCCACAAGTCCAAGGGACAGCATATCCTCAAGAACCCCTTGCTCGTCGACTCCATCGTCCAGAAGTCTGGCATCAAATCCACCGATGTCATCCTCGAGATCGGTCCCGGTACTGGTAATCTCACCAAGAAGCTTCTAGAAGCTGGTAAGAGGGTCATCGCCGTCGAGATTGACGCCCGCATGGTCCTCGAGCTGCAGCGCCGCTTCCAGGGCACCCCTCACTCCAACCGCTTGCAG GTGATTCAAGGAGATGTGCTGAAGACTGAGCTTCCCTATTTTGATATATGTGTGGCAAACATCCCTTATCAAATCTCATCTCCCTTGACCTTCAAGTTATTGAAGCACCAACCGGCATTCCGATGTGCCATTATAATGTTTCAGAGGGAATTTGCAATGAGACTGGTTGCCCAACCCGGTGACAAACTCTACTGTCGTCTTACCGTCAACACCCAACTATTGTCACGGGTCTCCCACCTCCTCAAAGTTGGAAGGAACAATTTTCGCCCTCCTCCTAAGGTGGATTCTTCTGTGGTGCGAATTGAGCCCAGGAAACCAGCTTTACTAGTGAACCAAAAGGAGTGGGATGGGTTTTTGCGGATCTGTTTCAATAGGAAGAACAAAACCCTTGGCTCAATTTTTAGGCAGAAAAGTGTCATCAATTTGCTCGAGAAGAATTACAAGACCCTGCAGGCGCTTAATCCTGCGACAGCCCAGGAAGAGGATACTAACGATGTAATCGAGTTTATGGATGAGGACATGGAGATGGATGATGATGGAGTCGATGATGGAACGGAGATGGAGGTGGAGGATGGTAATGCGGAAGGGGAGGTATCCGAATTCAAGAAAAAGGTTCTGGATGTGTTGAAGAAGTCTGGTTTTGAAGGTGAAAGGTCCTCCAAGCTCAAATTACAGCAATTTTTAGACCTACTTTCCCAGTTCAACAAGGATGGTATACACTTCTCCTGA